The genomic DNA CTGACCTGTAACACCGTCGACCAAGCGATCCAACGCGCCGGTGGCAACATGGGGAACAAGGGATCCGAGTGTGCCGAAGCGGCGCTGGAGATGATCCGCGTCGTCGACCAGATGCAAGACCAAGGGACTCCACGAGTCGGCTTCCATCGCTAAACCGATCGGTTCCTCAAATCGAAGCGACTGCACCGTGGAGCGTCGCGGCGTTTAGCGCAGCAGCGTCCAGAAGCGTGGATCCAGGCGACCGATGATCCATCGCGGCAATCCGCTAACCTGGCGGATGCGGCGCTTGGTTCGTCGCTGCACTTCCAAACAGGTCTGCCGGGCTAGTCGACTGCCGTGGCCGTAGCGTTGTCGAAGATGAAACTCGGTCAGCTTGGCAAACTCCGGATAGATTGACGTCACCCGCGCGGCAAACTCCATTTGCGTTTCGCCATACTCTCGCTGCACTCCCGTTTCAGCCAACTGCAAGATCGTTGCCCGCTGGGTGACGCGGATCAGTTCCTGATCGGCGGCGAAGCGAGGCGACAGCAGGATCCAAGCCTTGGCGGCGTACAACAACGCGATCGCAGCCAACAACGCCCACGGCAGATGGACCATCCGCAACGGAAAGCCACGCGGCGGCTGGACCGCTTCTTGGACCTGCTTCTTATGCTGGTCCTTCTTCCTCGCCTTGTCGGCCAGGAATTGGCTGACCGTTTTATCTGGTTCTGGGGGTACCTGCGTCGACTCGTCGATCTTCTCGGGCATCGCATCGATGATCACCCAACCCGCGGCCTCCAGATAAATCTCTGCCCAAGCATGCGCATCGGTCGATTGAATCAAGATCGATGACGACTTGCCGCTACGTTCGGTGGGGACCATGTAACCAGTACCGATCCGCGCCGGAATGCCAAGCGAACGCATCAGGTAGACGCTAGCGTGGGCGATGTGAACGCAATAGCCATGGCGGGCACCAAACAGAAACTGCTCAGCCGGATTGTTGTGAGGGTCTTCGAATTTGGGGTCGTGCGAATACGTTGTGTTCTTCTCCAGCCAACGCTGGATCGACAACGCCTTGATCATCGCGGAATTTTCCAGATCGTCTTCCAAGTCGGTTGTCGTCTGCTTGAGAACGATCTCATCGGCCAACGCTTTGTAGCGAGGATCGTCGGGAGCTTTGGTGTAGTGGGCCCACACGGCATCGTCCCAGTCGGCGTCGCCGGGATCGTGATAGAACAAGCTGGCGTATAAGTCGTAGACCTCCTCGTCGACGACCGGATCGGTCAATACACAACTGGTCGCGCGATAGGACTGACGAAAGTACTGCGGGTCGGGGTTCGGCAGCGGAGCAAACGAAATCATGCTCGGCAGAGCAAACGGCCGCGGTTGGTCGGCGATCAGATTGACGACCATCGGCACGATCCGATGCATATCCTCGGGCAGCGGGATCCCGCCGATTAGCACCTCGTCGTTGGAAAAGCCGCTGGGAATGTCGGTGTCGAACCGATCGTCGGACGCCACCACCAACCGCTTGCCGTTGAAGTGACTGACGGCCGTCTGACGAAAGTACCAGATCTTCTCGTAGGGCTGAATGTCTTCTTCCAGCAGGACCAAGGCGATCGGTTGCGGAGTGTGCTGCGGGGACGAGGCCGAGGGAAACGGATCGTCATCGGCCGCTCCTCGCGGCGCCGAAGCGGCTCCGCCCCCCGAAGCACCGCCTCCCTGTGAGCCTGCGTCACCCGAACCGGAACCTCCTCGACCGCCCGCCGCCCCCGAGCCGCCAGCTCCCGCGACACCACCTTCTGTTCCCGCGACACCGGAATCGGCCGCGTCTCCACTGCCATCGGATGCGGCGACGGGGCGCACGCCTCCCGGAGGCTCAATGAAATCGGGCGTTGGGTTTCGCAAGAACCGACCGCCGATCCACACCAGCAGAACGAACAGTGCCATCAGCGTCAGAACCGACGTCGCGGCATGCCGTCCCGTCGTCCGTCGCATGTTGGCGATCAGCCCGGTCGTCAGCGCGGCCAGTCCAAGCAAGACGAATAGCGTCGGCAGTTCGTAACCCTCGATCCCTGCCCAGTCGGAGAGGAACCGCGGGTTCCCCCAGTGATAGTTCCGGTGAGCGGCGAACCGCAGACAGATCGCCGCGATCATGACCACTGGGTCGAGCATCGAAAACGCGCGGCAACTCCGGCTGATCGATCGAACCAACAGCACGACGCCCATCGCCAACATCGCCAGCGTCATCCCTTGTATCGCGATCAACGTCGCCGGAATGCCAATCAGAGACGGCACCAACCACCAACGGCCCAGCAGTGCCGGCCCCACCAACCCGACTGCGATCAACGCCATGCCGATCGACGCCGGCACAACATTGCGTAACGATTGGCCAACGTGCCAGCGGTACAGCCAGACTCCCGCAACGGCACCGATCCCAGCGGCGAGCACCGCGGCGGGACTGGCGACTGCGGAGCTGAGCAGCATCGCCGACAAGCCATACCCAGCGGTCAACAGGATCGCCTGCATGCGAGTTTCAGGCTGCCGTGCTTCGACGCCAGAGGCAACTTGGTTCGGCGGAGCGTTTGCGTGACTCATGCGACCTCTCCTCGATATCCGGCGGTCGACCACGCTTGCCCCGAGCGTCGATGGATGATCCGTGTCGAGATCCCAGCGGCCGACAACCGGTCGACCACGGTCTGCACTTGCTGCAATTGAATCATGTCGCCCGGATCGCGATGAAACGCCCACGAGGGAAAGAAGCGATGGCGTCGCGGCGGCGCCGGTTCATCGACGCCGATGATCGCATCGATCTGCAACTGCGACGCAGCCTGGCCGGCGACGACGCGATCGATCCAAGTTCCCGGTTGGCTCGGAACAAACGCGACGCAATGTTTGATCACATGGTCTTGGATCGTCGATCCGATCCCCGCGACGATCCCACCACCGCTCTGCCGCGCGTCGGCCGACAGAATGATCTGCTCGATCGCTTCGGCTGAACTATCGGTTGCCGCCGCCGATCCATCCGCTTGGAACAAGATCTCTTCGCCCGCCTGCTTCAATTCGGTCACGATCGTTCGGGCGACGCCAGCCGACGCTTGGTCGCCAGGCCCCGCAACAAAACACGCGATGGTTTGCGACATGCTGGCGATCGAATTCTCCGGTTGCCGAACCAACAATTGACGCGTTCGCGCATAGTGTTTCCAAAGCACCAATTTCAAGGGATCGCCCGGCCGATAATGTCGCATTTCGACCAGGTCGCCATGCGGTTTGCCATTGGGATGAACCAAGTCATCGCCCTGTTGGTCGCGACGAACCTGCGCGATGCTGCATCCGGCGGCAGGCAACGGTTCGACGCGGACGGCTTGCGCAAAGGTTCTGCAAAACTTCACGCTGCTCAATCCAAAAACGTCGCCGACTTCGAACTGCCGGACGATCTCGCTGCGCTGCATCCGCTGGCTGACACGGATGGTTTCGTGACAACCGTCGCGACCGCGCGACAAATCGACCTGCACGCCGTCGCAATTCAACCAACGCATATTAACGACGACACAAGGAATCGACGCGAGCAACGGCAGCGTCAATCCGGTCTCGCACTGGACCGACTCCATCGCGTCGATCCGATCGGGAACCGGCAGATTACGAAATCGCAACCACAGTCCGGTCGCCAACACAGCTAACGCCATCACCGCGATCACAAACAACCCGCCCACACAAGCCGCTAACAGCAAACGATCATGCTCCTGAAGCGCCAGATACCGCAGCGCGACTCCGGCCACGACAATCGAGACTGCACCGCGCGCGGTCAGCGGGATCCAGTCGAAGCACGCCCGAAGAGAGCGTTTCACCGTATTGAACATACGTATCCTCGCAGCGGACTTGGTGATAAATGGCGTTGGAGCGACCGCACGGCGAACCCAATATTTTTAGAACGATTCGATTAAGATACCGAAATAATGGTCGACTGCAGGGATGCTTTCACTACTTCCTTCAGCTATTTTTTAGATTCCTGCAATGACTACACCGCCTTGTCTCGCTTGCCTTCCCCACGGTTCCGAGGCATCGCAATAGCAGTCGGCGAGTAGCAACCAGTCATTTAGTTCCAACGCGAGCCAGGCACAGTGCAAACGGTTACGACCCTTTCGGATGCCTCCCAAGTTTATCGATCGCTCAAGGCATCCTGCGAAGCGGAGGTGCAGGGGCGTTCCGATGTGATCGATCTGATTCTGATCGCATTGTTCGCCGATGGACACGTGCTGCTGGAAGACCATCCCGGATCGGGAAAGACGACGTTGGCCAAAGCGCTTGGCAATTGCATCCATCGTCCTTCCGATGCCGATCCACGCTTCGCGGCGTTCCGCCGGATTCAATTCACCCCCGACCTGCTGCCATCGGATGTGACCGGCACGACGGTCTTCGATCCCAATCAAAATCAACTGACCTATCACCCCGGCCCCGTTTTTGCCAACGTCGTCTTGGCCGATGAAATCAACCGCACCAGCCCCAAGGTGCAGTCGTCGATGCTGGAAGCGATGGCTGAAAAACAGGTAACGGTCGACAACGTGACGCATCCGTTGGAAGAGACGTTCCTGGTGATCGCGACGCAAAATCCACTGGACCAAGCCGGCAC from Rosistilla oblonga includes the following:
- a CDS encoding transglutaminase domain-containing protein; this translates as MSHANAPPNQVASGVEARQPETRMQAILLTAGYGLSAMLLSSAVASPAAVLAAGIGAVAGVWLYRWHVGQSLRNVVPASIGMALIAVGLVGPALLGRWWLVPSLIGIPATLIAIQGMTLAMLAMGVVLLVRSISRSCRAFSMLDPVVMIAAICLRFAAHRNYHWGNPRFLSDWAGIEGYELPTLFVLLGLAALTTGLIANMRRTTGRHAATSVLTLMALFVLLVWIGGRFLRNPTPDFIEPPGGVRPVAASDGSGDAADSGVAGTEGGVAGAGGSGAAGGRGGSGSGDAGSQGGGASGGGAASAPRGAADDDPFPSASSPQHTPQPIALVLLEEDIQPYEKIWYFRQTAVSHFNGKRLVVASDDRFDTDIPSGFSNDEVLIGGIPLPEDMHRIVPMVVNLIADQPRPFALPSMISFAPLPNPDPQYFRQSYRATSCVLTDPVVDEEVYDLYASLFYHDPGDADWDDAVWAHYTKAPDDPRYKALADEIVLKQTTTDLEDDLENSAMIKALSIQRWLEKNTTYSHDPKFEDPHNNPAEQFLFGARHGYCVHIAHASVYLMRSLGIPARIGTGYMVPTERSGKSSSILIQSTDAHAWAEIYLEAAGWVIIDAMPEKIDESTQVPPEPDKTVSQFLADKARKKDQHKKQVQEAVQPPRGFPLRMVHLPWALLAAIALLYAAKAWILLSPRFAADQELIRVTQRATILQLAETGVQREYGETQMEFAARVTSIYPEFAKLTEFHLRQRYGHGSRLARQTCLEVQRRTKRRIRQVSGLPRWIIGRLDPRFWTLLR
- a CDS encoding DUF58 domain-containing protein — protein: MKRSLRACFDWIPLTARGAVSIVVAGVALRYLALQEHDRLLLAACVGGLFVIAVMALAVLATGLWLRFRNLPVPDRIDAMESVQCETGLTLPLLASIPCVVVNMRWLNCDGVQVDLSRGRDGCHETIRVSQRMQRSEIVRQFEVGDVFGLSSVKFCRTFAQAVRVEPLPAAGCSIAQVRRDQQGDDLVHPNGKPHGDLVEMRHYRPGDPLKLVLWKHYARTRQLLVRQPENSIASMSQTIACFVAGPGDQASAGVARTIVTELKQAGEEILFQADGSAAATDSSAEAIEQIILSADARQSGGGIVAGIGSTIQDHVIKHCVAFVPSQPGTWIDRVVAGQAASQLQIDAIIGVDEPAPPRRHRFFPSWAFHRDPGDMIQLQQVQTVVDRLSAAGISTRIIHRRSGQAWSTAGYRGEVA
- a CDS encoding AAA family ATPase; its protein translation is MQTVTTLSDASQVYRSLKASCEAEVQGRSDVIDLILIALFADGHVLLEDHPGSGKTTLAKALGNCIHRPSDADPRFAAFRRIQFTPDLLPSDVTGTTVFDPNQNQLTYHPGPVFANVVLADEINRTSPKVQSSMLEAMAEKQVTVDNVTHPLEETFLVIATQNPLDQAGTYPLPKAQLDRFLFKVRMTFLSREHELEVLAMKYPQCRFDSFVAAELLDPPMREIRPETIAQARQVIQREVKIDRSITEALVEIAGRLRDEPRVAQGISTRALVVTIPALQARAMMQGRDFVSPDDIKSLAFPIFSHRLELQPGISSGDLVVEQVMLPVIESLCRKSIR